The DNA region CTTTCTCTTCGTTGTACGACAGGCGGCAGATCAGCCCGCTGATCATCGGCGCGAATTCGCCGGTCGGTTCCTTGCGAGGATCCAGACGCAGTGCGAAATCCATGAACTGGATGCCGGTGTCGCTGACCAGCGTGACGGTGTCTTCGAATTGGGTGACTTCAGGCAACATGTCGGGTTATTCCGTTTTTATTCGGCCACGTGCCGCATGGACATGGGGAATTGTTCTTTGCCGTAACCGCCGGTGCAGTCTGCGACTGTGGTCGCCCCTTTGCGGCAGTTGACCTTGGGCATGTCGTAAGTGCTGCCATCGCCACACACGGCCTGGCCCTGACTGTCGATGGCCAGGCTGCCACCCTTCATAGTAGCGCTCACCGGCCCGCTGCATTTCGTGCCGTCGGCCTGGTGTACGGTGACTTCGCCTTTACCGTCCTTGAGCTGGTATTCCAGACGCAGGGGTTTGCCGGTTCGGCGATCCTGAATACCGGCACCGGCGCGGAACTGACCGTCGAGGAACTTGGCGGCACCATCGGCGGCGTCTGGCGGAATGCTCAGGGGAGGGCCGGGTTTTGCGGCGGCGGATTTTTCGGCCTCGGGCGATGTGATATCCGGCGGCGCAGTTTTGTTTTCGGGTGGCGCGGCTGGGGCTTCGGCTGCCGGGTCTTTGGCTGGGTCTTGGGTCACGCCGGCGGGTGCTGCGTCAGCCTCGTTGCCCTCGACCGCCGGCGCTTCCACGCCATGGGTTCCGGTCACAGCGGTGCCGGTTCCCGTGGTTGAGCCTACAACGGTGCCCGTCACAGGAACGCCATTGAGCGTCGTGGTATGGCCGGTCAGTTGTGGTTCTTCCAGTTGCCTTTCAACAGGCACGATGCCCTCGGGGAGCAGATTGACCGCCACCAGTGGAATCGGCACGCAACCGCGCAAGCCCAGTAATAGCCACAAAAGCAGCAGCAACAAAGGCAGCAGCAACAGCCACCACCAGCGCCGCCACCACGGACGAGCAATCACCGGCACGACGGGAGGCGCAACCACGGGCGCGGCTTCGACCACCGGTGGCAGCGTAAACGCGGGCGGAACCTGATAGAGGCAGTGCAGGGGATCGCGATTGCCGGTACCGGCATGCTCGAAGCCCCAAAAGGTCAGCACCGGTTTGCCTTGCACCAGGTAGACGAAGTTTTCGTCGGGGAAATGAATCACACGCTTGAGCAGCTTGCCGAACACGGCTTTGTCGCCTTGCTGCTGTTCGGCTGGATCAGTGCCCAGGAAACGCTGGCTCAATTCCTCGAGTGCGGTTTTCAGCGCTTCAAGTTGGCGGCGTGCAGGGGCGCGTTCTTCTTCGGTCGCGCTGCTCCACGGGATCACATCGCCGTCGAGGCCGCTGTACCAGTCGATCTGGTTACCGAGCTCATCGCTTTGAGGGATGGCCAGGTGATCGACCATTTCAGGGTTCTTGCGGCGAATGGCTTCGCGCAATTGCAGGGCCGCCCGGTAGACCGGTTGACCTGTCTCGCCCAGGGCAGTGAATGACCCGCTCTTACCGCTGCGTAATAGTGCCCCGCGCATTCAAACTCCATATGTTCCGCTGCGCAAAAATGACAGACAAAGGTGTCTGCTCTTGCTCCTGCAATTAGCTGGCGACCTTAATGTCATAATGATGTCGCCGTCAATCTGCCGGAGGTTCAAAACCGTATGAGACTAGCGTAAGCGTGCGGAGGTTGCATGAGGTCAATTTAAATTGGCTTGGGAAGGCTCGGGTGTACGCTTTTTAGGCTTGCTGAATCGTTTCATCAGCGCTATAAAAAACGCACAACTCCAAGAAAGGCTTCCCCATGACTCCGCTCAAATTCGTCGTTGCCTTTGGCGCGCTGTCCGCCTCCCACGCCATGGCCTGGGATTACGTCCTGCTCGACAGCGACAAGGCTGCCCAAAACTGGCAGGTCACCAGCCAGCAACTCGGTGTAAAAACCGACAAACCCTTCTCCGTGACCCTTCGTAACTTGCACGGCGGCCGGCAGGAGGGCGTCAGCATCGTCGACATCGATAACGGCACGATGAAACTCTCGGTGGTGCCGACCCGCGGGATGAACGTCCTGCAGGCGTCGGTCGGTAATGTGCGCATGGGTTGGGATTCGCCGGTCAAGGGCGTGGTCAATCCGTCCTTCATCGAACTCAACGGTCGCGGCGGGCTGGGCTGGCTCGAGGGCTTTAACGAACTGGTCGCCCGCTGCGGCTACGAGTGGGTTGGTCACCCCGGCATGGATAACGGGGAATTGCTGACCCTCCACGGCCGTGCCGCCAACATCCCGGCCAGCAAAGTCACTTTGCACATCGATGAAAAACCACCTTACGCGATCAGCCTGCGCGGTGAGCTCAAAGAGCAGGCGTTCAAGAAAGTCGACTTCTCGGTGATGACTGAACTGGTCACCGAACCTGGCAGCGCGGCGTTCTCCCTCAACGACACCCTCACCAACAACGGCGATTATCCAAAGGAATATCAGGCGCTGTATCACAGTAACTTCAGTACGCCGTTTCTGGAGCAGGGCGCTCGTTTTGCCGCACCGGTGAAGCAGGTGTCGCCGTTCAATGACAAGGCCAAAGGGGATTTGCCGGATTGGCAGACTTACCGCGCGCCGACCAAGGATTACGACGAGACGGTTTACAACGTAGTGCCTTATGGCGATGCCAAGGGTGACACGTTGACCGTGCTGCATAACAAGGCGGGGAGCCTTGGGGTATCGGTGGGTTTCAATACTCAGCAGTTGCCGGTGTTCTCCCTGTGGAAAAACACGGACACTCAAGGGCAGGGCTATGTCACGGGTCTTGAACCGGGGACGAGCTTTTCCTACAACCGTCGGTATCAGCGGCCACTGAATCTGGTGCCGACGATTGGGGTTAAAGAACAGAGACAGTTTCAGATCCGGTATAGCTTGCTGGTGGATAAAGGGGCTGTGGATAAGGCTTTGAAAACTGTGAGCGACATTCAGGGTGGTCGGGAGACTGAGGTGCGGCAGGCGCCGTTGGTGGATTTGAGCAAGGAGTAAACTCGCGTTAACTCCCTGTCCGTCGAGAGAACGAGATGAGCAGTAATGCCTGCGATAGGTGTTCACTGCTCGTTGAGGTGTCAAAAGGGAAGCTTCATTTTTGAAGCTTGTGCGGCATCAAACAAACGCCGTATGAAGTCGAAGTCGCTCCAGGTTTGATTGGTATAAAACCGGTATTCTTTGTCTTCGATATCATCGAAGTAATAGATGACGTACTCCGCATATTTTTCATCGGAGTTGAAGCTGTAACGTAATGAAAGAGAAAAGGCTTTTTCATTTAGCTTGACTAGCGAGTTGTTGTCGTCATAGCTCCAGGAGAATTCACCTTGCTCCGTTTTCGCTGTAAGCGTTTTGACAAAATCGAGAAATCTAGGCGGTAACATATTGTCGCCCTCTGGCCGGGTTAACCTTTTCAAGGTTCTCTTTGATGTTTTCAAGGTTGTGATGGATAAGAATTCTTGCTTTTTTCTCAAGCGGAGCGCTTGCCGATGTGAAAATCCCTTTCCTGACGGCGGTTTCAGTT from Pseudomonas sp. ACM7 includes:
- a CDS encoding aldose 1-epimerase family protein, whose amino-acid sequence is MTPLKFVVAFGALSASHAMAWDYVLLDSDKAAQNWQVTSQQLGVKTDKPFSVTLRNLHGGRQEGVSIVDIDNGTMKLSVVPTRGMNVLQASVGNVRMGWDSPVKGVVNPSFIELNGRGGLGWLEGFNELVARCGYEWVGHPGMDNGELLTLHGRAANIPASKVTLHIDEKPPYAISLRGELKEQAFKKVDFSVMTELVTEPGSAAFSLNDTLTNNGDYPKEYQALYHSNFSTPFLEQGARFAAPVKQVSPFNDKAKGDLPDWQTYRAPTKDYDETVYNVVPYGDAKGDTLTVLHNKAGSLGVSVGFNTQQLPVFSLWKNTDTQGQGYVTGLEPGTSFSYNRRYQRPLNLVPTIGVKEQRQFQIRYSLLVDKGAVDKALKTVSDIQGGRETEVRQAPLVDLSKE
- a CDS encoding SrfA family protein codes for the protein MRGALLRSGKSGSFTALGETGQPVYRAALQLREAIRRKNPEMVDHLAIPQSDELGNQIDWYSGLDGDVIPWSSATEEERAPARRQLEALKTALEELSQRFLGTDPAEQQQGDKAVFGKLLKRVIHFPDENFVYLVQGKPVLTFWGFEHAGTGNRDPLHCLYQVPPAFTLPPVVEAAPVVAPPVVPVIARPWWRRWWWLLLLPLLLLLLWLLLGLRGCVPIPLVAVNLLPEGIVPVERQLEEPQLTGHTTTLNGVPVTGTVVGSTTGTGTAVTGTHGVEAPAVEGNEADAAPAGVTQDPAKDPAAEAPAAPPENKTAPPDITSPEAEKSAAAKPGPPLSIPPDAADGAAKFLDGQFRAGAGIQDRRTGKPLRLEYQLKDGKGEVTVHQADGTKCSGPVSATMKGGSLAIDSQGQAVCGDGSTYDMPKVNCRKGATTVADCTGGYGKEQFPMSMRHVAE